The proteins below come from a single Desulfovibrio sp. genomic window:
- a CDS encoding GIY-YIG nuclease family protein, translating into MNDSPWLVYLLECADGTLYCGITTNMERRLGQHNGQVPGGARYTRGRRPVRLLASRACGCKGDALRLELAVKSRPRPQKIQFLLDGERASC; encoded by the coding sequence ATGAACGATAGCCCGTGGCTCGTCTACCTGCTGGAGTGCGCTGACGGCACACTGTATTGCGGCATCACCACAAACATGGAGCGCCGACTGGGACAGCACAATGGGCAGGTTCCCGGCGGGGCGCGCTACACGCGGGGACGGCGACCTGTCCGGCTGCTTGCCAGCCGGGCCTGCGGCTGCAAAGGCGACGCGTTACGGCTTGAACTGGCCGTCAAATCACGCCCGCGCCCCCAAAAAATACAATTTCTGCTTGATGGAGAGCGTGCTTCATGCTGA
- the bla gene encoding class A beta-lactamase, translated as MYSRSRYSRRSVLAGLCALPVVMFGAAMGVPVISSALAAASPDISAKGLQEMLAELEASSGGRLGVAASVSNGDEILSYRGNERFPMCSTFKVLAASAILRDKPGILEQRIHFAKSDIQPWSPVTEKHLEDGMTVAELCAAMLQHSDNTAANLVLAQLGGPEGLTSIARSFGDTTFRLDRWEVELNTAIPGDARDTTTPLAMCSTLNGLLCGNLLKAPARKQLTDWMLGCATGAGRTPAGAPEGWRSAHKSGSGENGTVNDVGVLLPPNNPEQATTHKGKNKPLVVALYLTGSKLTGPENDKILAQATRLVCAAEGLATPLDNMY; from the coding sequence ATGTATTCACGCTCCCGCTACTCCCGCCGCTCTGTTCTGGCTGGCCTTTGCGCCCTGCCCGTTGTCATGTTTGGGGCCGCGATGGGCGTGCCTGTCATCAGTAGCGCACTGGCCGCTGCCAGCCCCGACATCAGCGCAAAAGGCCTGCAAGAAATGCTGGCCGAACTTGAGGCGTCAAGCGGCGGCAGGCTTGGCGTGGCAGCCAGTGTCAGCAATGGCGACGAAATTTTATCATACCGGGGAAATGAACGCTTCCCCATGTGCAGCACCTTTAAAGTGCTGGCGGCGTCAGCTATTCTGCGGGACAAACCGGGCATTCTTGAACAGAGAATCCATTTTGCCAAAAGCGATATCCAGCCCTGGTCGCCCGTTACAGAAAAGCATTTGGAAGACGGCATGACAGTGGCAGAACTGTGCGCGGCCATGCTCCAGCACAGCGACAATACCGCTGCCAACCTTGTACTTGCCCAGTTGGGCGGCCCTGAGGGCTTGACCTCTATTGCCCGCAGCTTTGGCGACACCACGTTTCGCCTTGACCGCTGGGAAGTGGAGCTGAACACGGCCATTCCCGGCGATGCACGCGATACCACAACGCCCCTTGCCATGTGCAGTACCCTGAACGGTCTGCTTTGCGGCAACCTGCTGAAAGCGCCAGCCAGAAAACAGCTGACAGACTGGATGCTGGGCTGCGCTACCGGGGCGGGACGCACGCCCGCCGGTGCGCCGGAGGGCTGGCGCTCTGCGCACAAAAGCGGCAGCGGAGAAAACGGTACCGTCAACGATGTGGGCGTACTGTTGCCACCGAACAATCCCGAGCAGGCCACGACCCACAAAGGCAAAAACAAACCGCTGGTTGTGGCCCTCTACCTCACGGGATCAAAACTGACCGGGCCGGAAAACGACAAAATTCTTGCCCAGGCAACTCGCCTGGTCTGCGCCGCAGAAGGGCTTGCGACGCCGCTTGACAATATGTATTGA
- a CDS encoding tetratricopeptide repeat protein encodes MKKIGSAILLAAALALGSGMGATVQAAPAKSAEQTLDEAWTAYNIGQYNKVVQMVQPLASDGNPRAQVLLGRCYENGLGVTQDMETAAKWFRIAAEQNYAEAQVQLGYLYELGAGVPKNDTAVADLMSRAATAGNAEAQFNLALYYSQGRYGFAKDPDQSFAWAKRSADQGFAQAQRYVGACYEFGVGVPVNPSEAAAWYSKAAAQGLEKEGNIFNTERVYTMP; translated from the coding sequence ATGAAAAAAATAGGTTCTGCAATCCTTTTGGCCGCAGCGCTGGCCCTGGGTTCAGGAATGGGTGCTACAGTTCAGGCGGCTCCCGCCAAAAGCGCCGAGCAAACGCTGGATGAAGCGTGGACTGCGTATAATATCGGTCAATACAACAAGGTTGTGCAGATGGTGCAGCCTCTGGCCAGCGATGGCAATCCCCGCGCCCAGGTGCTGCTGGGCCGCTGCTACGAAAACGGCCTTGGCGTGACGCAGGATATGGAAACCGCTGCCAAGTGGTTCCGCATAGCTGCGGAGCAGAATTACGCCGAGGCGCAGGTGCAGTTGGGCTATCTGTATGAACTGGGCGCCGGGGTTCCCAAAAACGATACCGCCGTGGCCGATCTTATGAGCCGCGCCGCCACTGCTGGCAATGCGGAAGCCCAGTTCAACCTTGCGCTTTATTACAGCCAGGGACGGTATGGGTTTGCCAAGGATCCGGATCAGTCCTTTGCCTGGGCCAAGCGTTCTGCCGACCAAGGCTTTGCGCAGGCGCAGCGTTACGTGGGCGCATGCTATGAATTTGGCGTAGGTGTGCCTGTAAATCCGTCAGAAGCCGCTGCGTGGTACAGCAAGGCCGCAGCTCAGGGGCTTGAAAAGGAAGGCAATATCTTTAACACCGAACGCGTGTACACCATGCCGTAA
- a CDS encoding LysE family translocator has product MLTPDAMMAFFAAALLLSIAPGPDNIFVLTQSALFGVGAGIITTLGLVTGLCVHTTAVALGVAAIFQTSALAFTLLKVAGAGYLLWLAWLSFRAGASTTDVAEGAASSTGSNFPGYMTLYRRGIVMNVTNPKVSLFFLAFLPQFCDPARGSVALQVLSLGGIFMLATIAVFWTVAALGGRLAVWFNRSKRGQIMMQRVAGCVFVGLASALLLSGR; this is encoded by the coding sequence ATGCTGACACCTGATGCAATGATGGCCTTTTTTGCCGCCGCCCTGCTGCTTAGCATTGCGCCCGGTCCGGACAATATCTTTGTGCTCACCCAATCTGCTCTTTTTGGCGTTGGCGCTGGCATAATCACCACATTGGGGCTTGTTACAGGCCTGTGCGTGCACACCACGGCAGTTGCGCTGGGTGTTGCCGCCATTTTTCAGACCTCGGCCCTGGCCTTTACCCTGCTCAAAGTCGCGGGCGCGGGCTATCTGCTGTGGCTTGCCTGGCTCTCGTTCCGCGCCGGGGCATCCACAACCGATGTGGCTGAAGGGGCCGCCAGCAGCACTGGCAGCAACTTCCCCGGCTACATGACGCTCTACCGCCGGGGGATAGTGATGAACGTCACCAACCCCAAGGTTTCACTCTTTTTTCTGGCTTTTCTGCCGCAATTCTGCGACCCCGCTCGGGGCAGCGTGGCCTTGCAGGTATTGAGCCTCGGCGGCATCTTCATGCTGGCTACCATCGCGGTTTTCTGGACTGTGGCCGCCCTTGGGGGCCGTCTGGCCGTATGGTTCAACCGTTCAAAGCGCGGGCAGATCATGATGCAGCGCGTGGCGGGTTGCGTGTTTGTGGGGCTGGCTTCCGCCCTGCTGCTCAGCGGGCGCTGA